A portion of the Cervus elaphus chromosome X, mCerEla1.1, whole genome shotgun sequence genome contains these proteins:
- the LOC122689863 gene encoding melanoma-associated antigen 8-like, whose amino-acid sequence MSELSKPEEDLQDPGEAQGPIEVPLLEAEVGESASHLASYYPASSSAPMEALPQEILDRMIGKLMKFLLLKYRAKELTSQAEMLNKVLRDNQEHFPVVFREVSVCLQLVFGVDVKEVDPAEHIYILVPILGLTCDEMLSDGVGLPKAGFLVLVLSMIMRFGDPAPEEAVWGALRRMGVYVGSEQCVFGELRELLTQVWVREGYLRYQQVPDSHPVCYEFLWGPRAYVETSKWQVMAFMRRVNQRALRTFPFLSA is encoded by the coding sequence atgagtgagctcagcaaacccgaggaagaccttcaggacccaggcgaggcccagggccctatcgaggtgccgctcttggaggctgaggtgggggagtccgcatcccacttggcctcctactacccagcatcctcctctgctcctatggaggccttgccccaggaaattctggataggatgataggtaaactgatgaagttcctgctcctcaagtatcgagccaaggagctgacctcccaggcggaaatgctgaataaggtcctcagggataaccaggagcacttcccggtggtcttcagggaagtctcagtgtgcctgcagctggtctttggcgtggacgtgaaagaggtggacccagcggagcacatctacatcttggtccccatcctgggcctcacttgcgatgagatgctgagcgatggggtgggcctgcccaaggccggcttcctggtgctggtcctcagcatgatcatgcggtttggagacccggcccctgaggaggcggtctggggagcactcagaaggatgggggtgtatgttgggagtgagcagtgtgtctttggggagctcagggagcttctgacccaagtgtgggtgcgggaaggatacctgcggtaccagcaggtgcctgacagccaccctgtttgctatgagttcctgtggggtccccgggcctatgtggagaccagcaagtggcaagtcatggcatttatgcgcagggtcaaccaaagggctttgaggaccttcccattcctgtctgcataa
- the LOC122689858 gene encoding melanoma-associated antigen 8-like yields MSELSKPEEDLQDPGEAQGPIEVPLLEAEVGESASHLASYYPASSSAPMEALPQEILDRMIGKLMKFLLLKYRAKELTSQAEMLNKVLRDNQEHFPVVFREVSVCLQLVFGVDVKEVDPAEHIYILVPILGLTCDEMLSDGVGLPKAGFLVLVLSMIMRFGDPAPEEAVWGALRRMGVYVGSEQCVFGELRELLTQVWVREGYLRYQQVPDSHPVCYEFLWGPRAYVETSKWQVMAFMRRVNQRALRTFPFLSA; encoded by the coding sequence atgagtgagctcagcaaacccgaggaagaccttcaggacccaggcgaggcccagggccctatcgaggtgccgctcttggaggctgaggtgggggagtccgcatcccacttggcctcctactacccagcatcctcctctgctcctatggaggccttgccccaggaaattctggataggatgataggtaaactgatgaagttcctgctcctcaagtatcgagccaaggagctgacctcccaggcggaaatgctgaataaggtcctcagggataaccaggagcacttcccggtggtcttcagggaagtctcagtgtgcctgcagctggtctttggcgtggacgtgaaagaggtggacccagcggagcacatctacatcttggtccccatcctgggcctcacttgcgatgagatgctgagcgatggggtgggcctgcccaaggccggcttcctggtgctggtcctcagcatgatcatgcggtttggagacccggcccctgaggaggcggtctggggagcactcagaaggatgggggtgtatgttgggagtgagcagtgtgtctttggggagctcagggagcttctgacccaagtgtgggtgcgggaaggatacctgcggtaccagcaggtgcctgacagccaccctgtttgctatgagttcctgtggggtccccgggcctatgtggagaccagcaagtggcaagtcatggcATTTATGCGCAGGGTCAACCAAAGGGCTTTGAGGACCTTCCCATTCCTGTCTGCATAA